gtcaaaggttgaaaatggtccctagtcggagttttctataaaattggacgcatagaaaacgttagacgattagaatgcaagatgactagtagttctgtttcttgaactatgtggacatggcaatgtcataatcatttgcatagatacttactttgggaagactagtatcggacaagacctatgaaactttactgtaagagatgaaagtctgtcataagtaaatttcattaaattattagacactaaatcctcaatacctgagtgatttgagattacttgtttgagaactggttgctttgacgttgaccaaccgtcgcaccgtaaaaggaggctataaaggcaacgctcaggtaatcacctatcaaacgaagtctaatctcaagatcgcaagattgggattgtcctcccataaatcgggatgagatgcttaaaagttgtacaaggccactcggagagctagaaactgtgaaatgcatggccgtgctcggatgaatcataggctatgattatctgtttatttgatcagttgaactctgaaaccgaggaacacctctggacataataaggatgacaactcttaccttatgttcaagagcaagcatcgagcgacaaaggaattaggaaatgcacacttgtccctaaggacaagtgggagactgaaggaaataatgcccttggtccaagtatgcattctatgttaagtctaataaatgcggttcagtattaattaacaagttaataattcagtgagatcaagtgagctgaatgcctagctagaggccgcttcagttcaagtggaattaatgatattaatccacagcttactcttgactgaacccgtagggtcacacaaatagtacgtaaacggatcaagtatttaatggcattaaatactccatctatgaatattcggaaccgacggatcttggtttcagtgggagctaagatcgtcacaggcaagaaatgaatactccggaaacgatgatattgccggaaacggaaatatggatcgtatcggaaatatgaatattatccaagtcgtagatgttgccggaaacggaaacatggtacgtatcggaaaatattattggaaatggaaatattaccagaatcggaaatattgccggaaacggaaatattgtcagaatcggaaatattgccggaatcggaaaataattccggaaacggaaatattaaatatttgttcgaaacggaaattaattccggaatcggaaatattaaatattgttcgtatcggaaatagattccggaaatggaaatttaatcggaagcgtatcgtacgaattagcatcggacgaggcctgccggacgaaggcccagcacgaagccaggccatcgcccagcaagcacgcacgccacagcccagcgcgcacaaggccgcgcatgcgtgggccgcgctgcgtgggctgctgctcgcatgcgtgggcagcccttgtggctgccgtgtgtgtgtgagtttgagctcatgcgagattcctgaatctgcaagagtcagtgtatgattaaatgtctattcctattggataaattgattaagtagaattcatgtagaattctaattccaattaattcgcatcctactaggattacgattccttttccataactctataaataaaggcctaggggtcataatttatatataagtttaaaagtattcaaaagtgagttttttttgagaaaaaattcaaacacccatcttgccccaaaagtgccgaattttctgagtaccttaagggcgattctagttggtcaatcttaaggcggatccggacgtgctgtggactttctacggagggacgacacttggagtcctaaaagacttgttcttgttcggttcgggcgcagctagggaaggcacgcaacaaagagtatgcatctaaactatgctaaatgattatgtgtaaataatatgtttcctgggttaatggttgtttccgcatgatttatgtaaatgtcatatgtatcataacctgacaGATACATGTACTGAGCAGTGGTCCAGACATCAGTTTGAGCCAGAAGTGTGTTGTGATCATAACACAACAAACTTTGTGGAATCATTCAATGCTGTCACCAAGCCCTACAGGGATTTACCAGTGTTGAGACTGTTTGAAGGTATTGTGTTCTGTTTTTTTCCCCATTTTCTATTTCTGTCAGATTTTCAGTGATTATGTTCTTATGTTTACTTGGTTATTGTGTTAAAATGCAGCTATTAGGGAGTGGTCTATGTAGAGAATTGGGGTCAGATTTGACAAAGCAGCAGACATGGAGCCTCAACACTTAACTGAGCATGCCAAAGTTGAACTGGAGTTGAGAACAGCTGAATCCAGGTTTTGCTACTCTACTCCATGTGGTGGTGGGGAGTATGAGGTGAGGGAAGGCCATGTGAAATTCCCAGTCAACATTGACAGGAGAACCTGTGGGTGTGGAGTTTGGCAGGTGTCTGGTATTCCCTGCAAACATGGTTTGAGGGTCATTTACAACCAGAGACTAGACCCTCTGGACTTTGTGTCCCATTTCTTCAAGGGTGCTGCTTATAAGCTGGCATATGCAGAACATATGCACCCTATGCCTGACCCTACTCAATGGCCTGAGTTCAACCTTCCCACCATTAACCCTCCTGGAATTAAGAGGACTGCTGGAAGACCCCCTAAACAAAGAAAGAGGGGTGCTATGGAAGCTAAGAAGAGGAAGAGGCACACTTCAGTAAAGTGTAGCAAATGCAAGGAGATGGGCCACAATGCAAGGACTTGCAAGTCTGGCACTGGCAGTTCCAAGGCACCACCAAAACAGAGGGTTACAACAAGGAAGAGGAAAACTGGTGATGATGGAGCAAGCACATCCAAGGCAGCACCAAAAGGGAAGAAATCAAAGCAAGCATGAGGTGGGGACTGTTTAAGGAGCACAGTGGGTGTTTTGGGTAGTTTTTGATCTTGCACATATTCATTAAGTAGAAAACAGATGTAGTTAGTGCAAAGATGTGTTGTAAGTGAAGCTAAAAAACAGATATGCTTCCCATTTTGGTATTTTGTGGAATTTATgcaacaacaattatgaaatgTGATTTTATTTCTTATTCATTGTGTCTACTTCATGATTACAAATAGTAGGgttacaaacatcaatatccccATTTGAATTACAAGTTTAACTacgttttgttgttgtttgagctttttcttcatttgcttcaattcctcttGCATATTATTGCTTCCCCTGTTTTCAGCACTTTCTccttcgtctaagcttccccTGTGTTGTCCTTCGAGCTGCTGCCCCCtgttttcttgctcaactactcccttgcaccatcttagattgttgcaaggatcacacttgtagtacaacctttgtggattgagcGTTGTATCGGAGCTTCGGATGGCaaatttcctaccacaataacaaaatttgttaggtactctaatatatgtggactcattgtgtgtggaagatgattttgaaaCAAAACTCATGATAGAAATCTTATAAGATTAGAAAACCAAagcaaaacaacaacaaaagtacATGAACAACCCAGCAAGGGGCCTTTTATAGCCTACCAGAACCAACGGCTACTTTTCATacaaaaaaactagccgttggaacaACAAAACTAGCTACATTTTATGttagggcatttggtgaaataagtttgagattaggggcatttggtgaaataagtttgaatttaggggcatttggtgaattagaaacttagctaacggcggactaacggcacgttattagtaagggtatggtGGGCATTTGTACGGAtggtgaggggtattttatgaattgttgaaacttgatgggcgtttggtgaatttcagcaaaactcgagggcatttcatgaaataaccGTTTAAATTAACCTTTAAACACAAACACGGCGCCAAACTAATAACTTAAAGTCTTAAACCCATAAACTGTCACTACTTCCAGTCAACTTTGGAGTACTGACTTTTAGTTCTAGACTTCTAGCCAATAAATATCAGATCTCAAATCACAAAATTTGAAATTTCGATACACGCAATATTAACCGTTAGATAAGATCAACCCTTAAAAAATATCCAAGGACAAAATCGTAAATTAaagtcaaaattccaaattaGCCCGCAATTTCCCACGGCCTTTCTTGCGTGTCATCGAGTTGGCCTAACTCAATCCCAACCGTTAATATCACACGTCATAGTCTTCCAATCTCAACCGTCAGATCTCAAACCCTAATCCTATTTTCAAAACGCTCCCACCcccctccctttctctctcctcatctttctctctctacatatATCTCTTATTACTCCCTCCCACTCTCCCCCCTTTTTtcataggagagagaaaattagaaAAGATAGAGCAGAAGAAGAAGCTAGCCAGAGGTTCTAGATCATTCATTtccacaaatatttaataaaattaaaattagaaaTCTGAGATAAATTAGAGTCTTCCGCCGGTGGTGGCGAAGACGACGGAGATGAAGACGACAGCTGTGAAAGAGGTGTATGTAGGGTGGGAGGAGGTGTATGTGTGTAGGGAGAAAGGAAGGAAAGAAATTCACTATGTATTGAAGAGAAAAGATGGTGGTTCTGATCTAGCTGTGATTGCTAAAGAGAAGAGTTTGAAGCATATGACTTATCGATTTTTGATTGATGTTTCTTCATTGCTTAAACCTAAGTCCAAAAAGGAGGTCGTTGATTGGTTGAACTCATTCACTCCAGGTAATTTTTAGTTGTTTTGGTTATTCTTTTTCCTGTTGAGAGGTTGTTTTGGTGAATTTGACTCCGTTAGTTTTGTTCGAGGTGAATTTCAGATCTGGTgttgtttttcttcttctttttgtttcGAAATATTTGATTTCCCCTCAATTTGTCGAGAAATTTGGGGAATTTGGGTTTATGGATTATTTTGTGCAGACTTTCTACACCTTTCACATAGAATTTTGATTGTATTCCTGATAAAAAGAATAGATCTTTAAGCAGTTTTTTCTCCTCTTGTTGCCCATTCATGCGTTCTTCATAAATTTTGaggataatttttattttatgccCCTTAAATAGACGCATTAGATCTGcgcatttgttctttttttttttctatagaTTATTTAGgaaatttggattttttttcaTGTATCCTTCTGAACTTTCACAAAATAAAGAACAAATTTTTATCTTTTGGTTGTTTTGAACCCTTGATTTCCTTTAAGGACGGATAAATGTATTTTTGCGTTGATTTTTCAATAGAGGAGGAATTAACCCCTTCTCTTCAACTCAATTTTTATGTGTATTTTTTTCATATTATTTTACCGTTTTATCCATTTAATCGAAACACAACCATATTGGAGACGAATGTATAGAGAAATTATATATTTGATGATTTTTGAGGGCCTTGAAAATTTAGATTTAGAAATCACTTTGTCTTCTACCGATTTAGTCTTCTTTTGCGGTCGTGCCGGGGAATACAATGTATCAGTCGGCAAGGGGGCAGGAAGGGTATGTCAAGGTGATAATTGGGTTGTGTCAAATTTGGGCGGGAATCTTTGGTCTTTTTGGATGGGTAAATATATGTCTTGTACTTTCACTTCTCTTTCCAATTGGCTGTTAATGTCATCAATCTCAGCCCTTTTTCCACTTCATGTAATGTGATTTTGTCTCCGGCATCAGTTTTGTCAAGTCAGGCCTTGTCAGGCTAGtgaatttgagtgaatatgctGTTTATTTATCTGCTTTGAttattttgtttggtttttatttttaattaatgtgTCTTTCACATACATCTTTAATAAATTGAATGTTTCTAGAACTCTTTTGCATTTAGTGATTGGATTTTTTTCTTCCCTGTATTATTTGGTAGGAAGAAGTAAGAAGGCACAAAATTATACAGAGATTTTGCTTTCAGTTAGCCTGTGTAAAAATTCTGCTGGCTTTATGTTATTAGAGTTGGATGCTTGCTTGACTGTGTAAGCTAATGCCTTCCTCCAATGACGAACTTTTCGCTTGTGATCTGGTTTAAATGTTTTGCTTTTATAATGATGGTGTGGGTGGATATTACTGAAACAGCATTCAACTCCTGCCCACACTTGTACTACATGTCTGTTTTTTCATTGCACAATTGTTTTAAATTTCATTACAAATCCTGTTCATATTACGCCTACGCCCTTGCCTTGCGCTTAATAATAGCTTATTATGATCTGGGCTGCAGGGTTAAGAGCTGGTTGAGAGCATTGGCATCCTCATGCCCACATCATATCTAGGTTATCatctatatgttcttttttctgcCGCCTCTCGTATTTCAAAATTGAATTAATGTATTTTGCTGCTGATATTAGTCTCTTGTTTTGGTATGTAGTTCTATGATCAATCAGAGTGTGTCAGTTAGCGCTCGTTTGGAATGTGTAGCTCTGTTTGATATGTGGTGTGATATATTCTCCAACAATCTGTTGTCGatgtcttttaatataaaagttaattgttgtttattTGATGATTATACACAGATTCGCTTAACCCTGTCTCTCCCCAGTTGAATGGTGGTTCGACTCATGGAAGTGAACCTGATGAATTAAATGTTGAAACAATTAAGGTACATATCTTACTATCTTAGACACTTTGtttagttttattgttaaagataaATGTTTTGCAGACAAACTGCTTTCCTTGTGCTTAtgatttttttggttaatttcttTAAAGGCTGCTCAACTAAAGAAGTTAGGTCATCATACCAGAGAGTTCTTTTGGTTAGGCTCTCAATGGACGTGCAAAAAGAAGCGGAAACATTATCAAGCTTTCCGTCGTAATGGAGTAAAAGTCACGGTAAGACTTGGTTATTCTATGTGCTGGATTGTTAGGATAGGATAATTCACATATATTCTGAGGTTTACAGTGCATGCCAGGAAATTTACAATATCGTCTGATCTTATTACAGGTTAATCAATTTGTCCATGTATTGGCTGAGGAGAACAAAAGGCTCATAGCTTATTTGGATGATATGTATGAAGATGCGAAGGGCAACAAGATGGTTGTGGTACGATGGTTTCATAAAATTGACGAGGTTGGTATTGATTTGCCTCACAATTATAATGACAGAGAGATTTTGTTTTCTCTTTGCCTTCAAGATCTAAGCGTCGAATGTATAGATGGATTCGCGATGGTTCTATGTCCCCGACATTATGCCAAGTTTGTTTCCGGAGCCGAACATGCTATGCTGCAACCATATATGTGTTGTCAGCAATATGACAGTGATGATCTCAAGCCTCTAGACATAACTCAAGTGAAAGGTTATTGGAAACAGGATGTAGTTAGATATATGTTTGCTTTTTCTTCAGAAAGGGCTCTGGAGAATACATGTTTGCCAGAGGATCCCTGGAAAAAAGAAGATATCAGTGCTTTCAATGGGTGTAAACCAAGAAAGAGACTGCGTTTATCAAGAGAGGTCAGAGTCGACTTGCAAGGTGTTCAACACATGGCTGTAGGCTCAGTGATTGAGGTGGCTGTGGACTCAGTGGTTGAGGTGTTGTCACAGGATAGTGGGATGAGGGGTTGTTGGTTTAGAGCAACTATCATCAAGAAGCACAAGAACAAAGTTAAGCTGCGTTATCATGACATCAAGGATGGAGAAAATGAAGCTAATTGTCTTGAggtaattttctttttatattttgcaCCATGTTTGTTTTCTAATTTGTGATTAAACAAATCTGATTGTAGAGTTTACTTGTGCTTATTTGAACTTGTTTTTTCTCGAACCTTTTGAAGGTGGGATGGGATTGTAAAGACTAAATTTAGCCCATGTCACTAATAAACTTTTCATTGTGTTATATGGCTACCCTTTTGTGCCTTCCTGTTGTCTGTTTTCTCTGTTACATTTTTGTTACTTTGTCTTATAATGAGCTTGATTATGTTCTTTCAGGAATGGGTCTTAGCTTCTCGTATTGCTGTTAAT
This genomic stretch from Spinacia oleracea cultivar Varoflay chromosome 3, BTI_SOV_V1, whole genome shotgun sequence harbors:
- the LOC110788486 gene encoding uncharacterized protein isoform X2, producing MPTSYLDSLNPVSPQLNGGSTHGSEPDELNVETIKAAQLKKLGHHTREFFWLGSQWTCKKKRKHYQAFRRNGVKVTVNQFVHVLAEENKRLIAYLDDMYEDAKGNKMVVVRWFHKIDEVGIDLPHNYNDREILFSLCLQDLSVECIDGFAMVLCPRHYAKFVSGAEHAMLQPYMCCQQYDSDDLKPLDITQVKGYWKQDVVRYMFAFSSERALENTCLPEDPWKKEDISAFNGCKPRKRLRLSREVRVDLQGVQHMAVGSVIEVAVDSVVEVLSQDSGMRGCWFRATIIKKHKNKVKLRYHDIKDGENEANCLEEWVLASRIAVNDAMNLRLEGRTTIRPSVTHNGKVSWVINSGSIVDAWWHNGWWEGIVIQKEANGKFLVYFPGEQREALFSRSDLRHSQEWVKGGWKELSERADVAASILSGLVKEGRFGKQDSYQHLQTLVSKHPEYDVGKGYSCWTKDCSNKLRIDTWYKKAKNSTVTDLSKDDYLSQLKWESSCKRKRSGFVVPKLQPRRRLSSEINHEKRSSCEKYQEFLTPSTLKVEKERRNSVKVDLDNCKYITDALFTPSVVPSLTSLVMSR
- the LOC110788486 gene encoding uncharacterized protein isoform X1, translated to MKTTAVKEVYVGWEEVYVCREKGRKEIHYVLKRKDGGSDLAVIAKEKSLKHMTYRFLIDVSSLLKPKSKKEVVDWLNSFTPDSLNPVSPQLNGGSTHGSEPDELNVETIKAAQLKKLGHHTREFFWLGSQWTCKKKRKHYQAFRRNGVKVTVNQFVHVLAEENKRLIAYLDDMYEDAKGNKMVVVRWFHKIDEVGIDLPHNYNDREILFSLCLQDLSVECIDGFAMVLCPRHYAKFVSGAEHAMLQPYMCCQQYDSDDLKPLDITQVKGYWKQDVVRYMFAFSSERALENTCLPEDPWKKEDISAFNGCKPRKRLRLSREVRVDLQGVQHMAVGSVIEVAVDSVVEVLSQDSGMRGCWFRATIIKKHKNKVKLRYHDIKDGENEANCLEEWVLASRIAVNDAMNLRLEGRTTIRPSVTHNGKVSWVINSGSIVDAWWHNGWWEGIVIQKEANGKFLVYFPGEQREALFSRSDLRHSQEWVKGGWKELSERADVAASILSGLVKEGRFGKQDSYQHLQTLVSKHPEYDVGKGYSCWTKDCSNKLRIDTWYKKAKNSTVTDLSKDDYLSQLKWESSCKRKRSGFVVPKLQPRRRLSSEINHEKRSSCEKYQEFLTPSTLKVEKERRNSVKVDLDNCKYITDALFTPSVVPSLTSLVMSR